GTATATCTTGCCATTTCTAAAAATTAGTGAACAGGGGATCATGAATTCAGGTCACATCCTTCGATGATCCGTTGCCCTATTCGAATTATACTATAAAATAAATTAAACTCTTCTTCTCTTCGGAGGGCGGCAGCCGTTGTGCGGCATAGGTGTTACGTCGATGATCTCGGTAACTTCGATTCCTCCATTATGTAGAGACCTGATAGCAGACTCACGTCCGTTACCCGGGCCTTTAACGTAAACTTTCACCTTCTTAAGGCCAGCCTCAAGAGCAACTTTACTGCAATCTTCTGCTGCCATCTGGGCTGCATAC
Above is a genomic segment from Flavobacterium album containing:
- the rpsK gene encoding 30S ribosomal protein S11, translated to MAKASTKKRKVIVESTGEAHISATFNNIIISLTNKKGEVISWSSAGKMGFRGSKKNTPYAAQMAAEDCSKVALEAGLKKVKVYVKGPGNGRESAIRSLHNGGIEVTEIIDVTPMPHNGCRPPKRRRV